In Aequorivita sp. H23M31, a single window of DNA contains:
- a CDS encoding WD40/YVTN/BNR-like repeat-containing protein, with protein MRIPIGKLTVFYLILIAFASCKKKTEFQIDSVQITPVFVDSLNIRALAPLDENRVWFAANNGKVGLIDGDIPKLAVIKYSDSLLHFRSIATTKEAVFVLSIASPAVLYKIGFNGTEATNIEEVYKESGPEVFYDSMKFWNEKEGIAIGDPIGGCMLVIITRDGGNTWEKIPCENLPKVEKGEAAFAASNSNIAIYKDNAWVVTGGKNSRVMHSGDKGKTWEIYDTPIVSGKAMTGIFTVDFWDAQNGIILGGDWEDKNSNVKNKAITTNGGKSWNLIADGEEPGYQSSVKYMPFTQGQGVVSVGPNGIFFSGSGGKHWRKLSDEGFFAIEFVNDSLAFASGNKKISKLIFQKEEK; from the coding sequence ATGCGAATCCCCATTGGAAAGTTAACGGTGTTTTATCTAATACTAATAGCTTTTGCTTCCTGCAAAAAGAAAACCGAATTCCAGATTGACTCGGTACAAATCACTCCGGTGTTTGTGGATAGTTTGAATATTCGAGCGTTAGCTCCTCTTGATGAGAATCGTGTTTGGTTCGCCGCAAACAATGGGAAGGTGGGGCTTATCGATGGTGATATTCCAAAACTTGCGGTTATAAAATATTCTGATTCTCTATTGCATTTTCGCTCTATTGCTACCACCAAGGAAGCCGTATTTGTGCTCAGTATTGCAAGTCCTGCCGTTCTCTATAAAATTGGGTTCAATGGCACGGAGGCTACTAATATTGAAGAGGTTTATAAAGAAAGTGGCCCTGAAGTATTTTACGATTCTATGAAATTTTGGAATGAAAAGGAAGGAATTGCCATTGGAGATCCCATTGGAGGTTGCATGTTGGTTATAATTACTCGTGATGGTGGAAATACTTGGGAAAAAATCCCTTGTGAAAACTTGCCTAAAGTCGAAAAAGGTGAAGCTGCTTTTGCGGCAAGTAATTCTAATATCGCGATATACAAGGATAATGCCTGGGTTGTAACGGGCGGTAAAAATTCCCGGGTTATGCACTCGGGAGATAAAGGGAAAACCTGGGAAATATATGATACTCCAATTGTTAGTGGAAAGGCTATGACGGGAATTTTTACAGTTGACTTCTGGGACGCACAAAATGGAATAATCTTAGGTGGTGATTGGGAGGACAAGAATTCCAATGTAAAAAATAAAGCAATTACCACAAACGGTGGTAAATCCTGGAATTTAATCGCTGATGGGGAAGAGCCTGGGTATCAATCATCCGTTAAATATATGCCTTTTACTCAGGGCCAAGGTGTTGTATCGGTGGGGCCCAACGGAATATTTTTCAGTGGTAGCGGAGGGAAACATTGGAGAAAACTTTCAGATGAAGGATTTTTCGCAATTGAATTTGTAAATGATAGTTTGGCGTTTGCTTCAGGGAATAAAAAAATATCGAAACTTATTTTTCAGAAGGAAGAAAAATAG
- a CDS encoding RsmB/NOP family class I SAM-dependent RNA methyltransferase has product MKLHRNLVFATIDSLNQIFNEGKQADKVLRHTLRLDKRWGSRDRSFIAETTYDIVRWKRLYAEIAEVREPFDRANLFRLFAVWATLSGIKIPDWKQFEDTPTRRIKGRFDELSKIRKYRESIPDWMDELGEKELGKKWDKEIAALNQLADVVLRVNTLKTTLENLQNELADLNIETETIPGYPNALKLKERANVFITDAFKNGLFEVQDASSQKVAEMLDAKPGMRVVDACAGAGGKSLHIATMMENKGQLIAMDIYENKLNELKRRARRNDIFNIETRVIDSTKVIKKLAEKADKVLIDAPCSGLGVLKRNPDSKWKLQPEFLDSIRNTQKELLDSYSRMVKPGGDLVYATCSILPSENEKQVKSFLAREEGKDFSLLKEEKILPSKSGFDGFYISLLRKAEKVEK; this is encoded by the coding sequence ATGAAACTACACCGAAATTTAGTATTTGCAACTATAGACTCTCTTAACCAAATTTTTAACGAGGGAAAACAGGCAGACAAGGTGCTACGCCATACTTTAAGACTAGATAAACGCTGGGGCTCCAGGGATCGGAGTTTTATTGCGGAAACAACTTATGATATTGTTAGGTGGAAACGACTATATGCTGAAATTGCCGAAGTGCGCGAACCTTTTGACCGCGCCAATCTTTTTCGTCTTTTTGCCGTTTGGGCAACATTGAGCGGAATAAAAATCCCAGATTGGAAACAATTTGAGGACACACCCACCCGCCGAATAAAAGGTAGGTTCGATGAACTTTCAAAAATCAGGAAATATCGAGAATCCATTCCCGATTGGATGGATGAACTAGGTGAAAAAGAACTGGGCAAAAAGTGGGACAAGGAAATTGCGGCGTTAAACCAATTGGCAGATGTTGTACTTCGTGTCAATACCTTAAAGACTACGCTCGAGAATCTCCAAAATGAACTGGCCGATTTGAATATTGAAACCGAAACCATTCCTGGTTATCCAAATGCACTGAAACTAAAAGAGCGCGCCAATGTATTTATAACGGATGCTTTTAAAAATGGCTTGTTTGAGGTGCAAGATGCGTCATCCCAAAAAGTTGCGGAGATGCTCGACGCAAAACCTGGGATGCGCGTGGTGGATGCTTGTGCAGGCGCTGGTGGTAAGAGCCTCCATATTGCTACAATGATGGAAAACAAGGGACAATTGATCGCAATGGATATTTATGAGAATAAATTGAACGAATTAAAGCGCCGCGCCCGAAGAAATGATATTTTCAATATCGAAACAAGAGTAATAGATTCCACCAAGGTTATAAAAAAACTAGCTGAAAAGGCGGATAAAGTTTTGATCGATGCCCCTTGCTCCGGATTGGGTGTCCTAAAAAGAAATCCAGATAGCAAATGGAAACTACAGCCTGAATTCCTGGACAGCATCCGCAACACCCAGAAGGAACTGCTGGATTCTTATTCGCGCATGGTAAAACCTGGCGGAGATTTAGTTTATGCCACTTGTTCTATTTTGCCGTCCGAAAATGAAAAACAGGTAAAATCTTTTTTAGCCCGAGAAGAAGGAAAGGACTTTTCACTATTAAAGGAGGAAAAAATATTGCCAAGTAAAAGCGGTTTTGACGGATTTTATATTTCTTTGTTAAGAAAAGCGGAAAAAGTAGAAAAATAA
- a CDS encoding endonuclease, protein MKKTITLIFLICLQTLFAQQPYYNNVDLTLTGQELYMALQQKINNASTSFTYGDTKESMKVTDQDPNNSNNVLLIYGYNDTDGNCTTDRTRNKNKFGGGNCEYNREHTFARSNANPSMGDASNGRTGIVADPHNLRPADQQMNNNRGNRKMAAGSGNAGNIDNSTFYPGDEWKGDVARMMMYMYTRYGNQCLPSLNGTGSLQGGTQMLQIYLQWNVEDPVSDFEDQRNPYLETIYGNRNPFIDNPYLATIIWGGPMAEDRWDMMGAQDFIVDNISVYPNPTSEMIWVSDNTSFPIDNYSVYDVSGRMVLHNTFNTSEKKIDVSNLDTGIYLLELISAEKRVVKKIMVQ, encoded by the coding sequence ATGAAAAAAACCATTACCCTCATTTTTTTAATTTGCCTTCAAACCTTATTCGCCCAACAGCCGTACTATAATAATGTTGATCTTACATTAACTGGGCAAGAACTTTATATGGCACTTCAGCAAAAAATAAATAATGCCAGTACTTCCTTTACGTATGGTGATACCAAAGAATCGATGAAAGTAACCGACCAAGATCCCAACAACAGCAATAATGTGCTGTTGATCTATGGTTACAATGATACAGATGGTAATTGCACCACAGACCGAACTCGAAACAAAAATAAATTTGGAGGTGGAAACTGCGAGTATAATCGAGAACACACTTTTGCTCGATCCAATGCAAATCCTTCTATGGGTGATGCGAGCAATGGCAGAACTGGCATTGTGGCCGATCCTCATAATCTTAGACCCGCGGATCAACAAATGAACAACAATAGAGGAAATCGCAAAATGGCAGCGGGCTCAGGAAATGCCGGGAACATTGATAACAGCACATTTTATCCCGGTGACGAGTGGAAAGGTGATGTGGCCCGTATGATGATGTATATGTACACCCGATATGGCAATCAATGTCTGCCATCCTTGAATGGAACTGGAAGCCTTCAGGGAGGCACCCAAATGCTCCAAATATACCTACAATGGAATGTTGAAGATCCGGTAAGTGACTTTGAAGATCAGCGCAATCCTTATCTAGAAACCATATATGGCAACAGAAATCCCTTTATTGACAACCCTTATTTGGCCACCATAATTTGGGGCGGCCCTATGGCGGAAGATCGTTGGGACATGATGGGTGCTCAAGATTTTATTGTGGATAACATCAGCGTATATCCCAACCCTACTTCAGAAATGATATGGGTAAGCGACAATACATCCTTCCCAATAGATAATTATTCTGTTTACGACGTTTCTGGAAGAATGGTTCTACACAATACTTTCAATACATCAGAAAAAAAGATAGATGTATCAAATTTGGATACAGGTATATATTTGTTGGAACTTATCTCTGCGGAAAAAAGAGTTGTTAAAAAGATTATGGTCCAATAA